A region from the Methylocella sp. genome encodes:
- a CDS encoding two-component system VirA-like sensor kinase, translated as MRITPAAAAVPLLLFLLTWLSLRAVNPDAESFDRALEALDRFAMSENAQRRDILMARTGMLRNYDPLVREVNALSESVNQLRETAVVDSETAKAIDQLAASVSRENELVEQFKSDNALLQNSLAYFSLFSSRLGSSERDGPLATAVSALAAAMLSLTLDTSARAVREVENRLDGLAGQFIPTGDGPAIQALSAHGRLLQDLLPKTDNLVKTLFALPTGSQRKVVRSMILTHQSASRETARRFRVLLYATSVLLLGVLVHLGLRVRRGALAMQRRAAFEHVVAKISTRFINARPHEIGAYFQQALGELAEILDADRAYFVLAGKPIRVHAWSRQMVTCPPNWPDQASALAARFPPGKDGIVYIPAVDRLPPSRDRDALVAAGVSSWACVSTIDENGISGVLGFDALRPRPHKVEGLGLLRFAVDTVANAAAREVLEQERTRLETRLQQARRMETVGALASGIAHNFNNIIGAILGHVEMAEEQVVPGSRPRRHIEAIRLAAERASDLVDQILTFGRRRDSRRRPVSMQALISESAALLRPSLPSRLDLVVRDIPQAAVVSGEGAQLQQVILNLCYNAAQAMEEEGCIEIEVKMQEIESVRSLTHGELGSGRYVRVTVSDAGRGMDERSLGRIFEPFFTTRLAGNGLGLATVREIIQEHAGAINVSSKVGVGSRFEVWLPSIASTEATPREDDPTPQLGRGETLLVVDDDRKRLLADEDMLAALGYEPVGFSSAADALAACRAAPERFEALLIGHLMFDMPALDLAAFLHEIAPSLPILLATASTEHISVDELANAGISEVVRRPLASSEIMAALSRCLAPKSAAASAES; from the coding sequence ATGAGAATAACGCCGGCTGCAGCCGCAGTGCCGCTTCTTCTCTTTCTGCTCACTTGGCTGTCGCTGCGAGCCGTCAACCCGGACGCAGAGTCGTTCGATCGCGCTCTGGAGGCGCTCGATCGTTTTGCGATGTCTGAAAATGCGCAGCGTCGGGATATCCTCATGGCGCGCACCGGCATGTTGCGAAACTACGATCCATTGGTGCGGGAGGTAAACGCGCTATCCGAAAGCGTCAATCAATTACGCGAAACTGCTGTCGTGGATTCAGAGACGGCAAAAGCAATCGACCAACTCGCCGCGTCGGTTAGTCGAGAGAATGAATTGGTGGAGCAGTTCAAGAGCGATAACGCTCTCCTGCAGAACTCCCTTGCCTATTTTAGCTTGTTCAGCTCCCGTCTTGGATCTTCCGAGCGGGATGGGCCTTTGGCGACAGCAGTCAGCGCGCTTGCCGCAGCCATGCTCAGCCTCACTCTTGACACGTCGGCGAGGGCCGTGCGCGAAGTCGAAAATCGATTGGACGGACTCGCTGGCCAGTTCATTCCAACAGGCGACGGCCCGGCGATTCAGGCGTTGTCGGCGCATGGGAGGCTGCTGCAGGATCTGCTGCCGAAAACTGATAATCTGGTGAAGACGCTGTTCGCCCTGCCGACCGGATCGCAGCGGAAAGTCGTCCGGTCCATGATCCTGACGCACCAGAGCGCCTCGAGAGAAACAGCGCGGCGCTTCCGCGTTTTACTGTACGCGACATCAGTGCTCTTGCTCGGAGTGTTGGTCCATCTTGGATTGCGCGTCCGTCGGGGGGCGTTGGCGATGCAGCGGCGCGCAGCGTTCGAACATGTCGTCGCCAAAATTTCGACGCGTTTCATCAACGCGCGGCCGCACGAAATCGGGGCCTATTTCCAGCAGGCGCTCGGCGAACTCGCGGAGATTCTCGACGCAGACCGCGCCTATTTTGTCCTCGCGGGCAAACCAATCCGGGTCCATGCATGGTCTCGGCAGATGGTCACCTGCCCGCCAAACTGGCCAGATCAAGCGTCGGCGCTCGCAGCACGGTTTCCGCCGGGCAAGGACGGAATTGTTTACATTCCGGCTGTGGATCGCTTGCCGCCCAGTCGCGACAGAGACGCGCTTGTCGCCGCCGGCGTCAGCAGTTGGGCATGCGTCTCGACAATAGACGAGAACGGCATCAGCGGCGTTCTCGGTTTCGATGCGCTCAGGCCGCGTCCGCACAAGGTGGAAGGGCTAGGCCTACTTCGCTTCGCCGTCGATACCGTCGCCAATGCGGCGGCGCGGGAGGTTCTCGAGCAGGAACGGACGCGCCTTGAAACGAGACTGCAGCAAGCGCGACGCATGGAAACCGTAGGCGCCCTCGCCAGCGGCATCGCGCATAATTTCAACAATATTATCGGCGCCATCCTCGGCCATGTGGAGATGGCGGAGGAGCAAGTCGTACCCGGCAGCCGGCCGAGGCGCCACATCGAAGCAATCCGCCTCGCCGCGGAACGGGCGAGCGATCTCGTAGACCAGATTCTCACATTCGGTCGGCGCCGTGATTCGCGGCGGAGACCCGTGAGCATGCAAGCCTTGATTTCGGAATCGGCCGCCTTGCTTCGTCCCTCGTTACCCTCGCGCCTCGACCTCGTGGTCCGGGACATACCCCAAGCGGCCGTGGTGTCCGGGGAGGGCGCGCAACTGCAGCAGGTTATCCTCAACCTTTGCTACAATGCGGCGCAGGCGATGGAAGAAGAGGGATGCATCGAGATCGAAGTGAAGATGCAGGAAATAGAGTCAGTTAGATCGCTCACTCATGGCGAGCTTGGGTCGGGCCGCTATGTGCGCGTTACGGTAAGCGACGCCGGCCGCGGCATGGACGAGAGGTCTCTTGGCCGCATCTTCGAACCATTTTTCACAACGCGCCTGGCAGGCAATGGTTTGGGCCTTGCTACTGTCCGCGAGATCATACAGGAGCACGCTGGAGCCATTAACGTATCGAGCAAAGTAGGCGTTGGCAGCCGCTTCGAGGTTTGGCTGCCTAGCATCGCTTCGACGGAGGCGACGCCGAGAGAAGATGACCCGACGCCGCAGCTCGGCCGCGGCGAGACGTTGCTTGTCGTGGACGACGATCGCAAGCGCTTGCTCGCCGATGAGGACATGCTGGCCGCGCTCGGATATGAGCCGGTCGGTTTCTCGAGCGCAGCCGATGCATTGGCTGCGTGCCGAGCGGCGCCGGAGCGGTTCGAGGCGCTGTTGATTGGCCATCTGATGTTCGACATGCCGGCGCTCGATCTCGCGGCTTTTCTGCACGAGATTGCGCCGAGTC